The following is a genomic window from Chitinophagales bacterium.
GAAGATTCTTGTCTATAACCCAATATGCAATACCGTAGGACTTCAAGTGATTTTTCTGTTCTTTGTCCATAGGTATTAAAAGCCTAGAGGCACTCATACTAGAGCCTATAAAGACAACCAAGAAAGCAATAAATAAAAACTTAAGACACCTCACTGTCACTAAAATTTAGGACAGAACATTTTTCTTTGTCTCGAGTGTTTGATACTAAATACATAGTTCATATAGAGTTCGAATCCTCCCTGAAATTTAGAAGCTCTCTTTAGGTCCGACACATTTAAATCGTAGGCTGCACCAATTTCAAAATTATTATAATCAACTCTAGTTGTTATTACAAAAGATTCAAAATTCAAAGAACCACTATTTAATACATTTGTTGGGTCACCACCTACTATTCTTGTCATTAATCCAAGATAAACCGAATTACTCAATGGGTCTGTTGGATCTAAAAGTAGTCGAACATCAGAGCCTGCCATAGTTTCAAAACTTGCACCTTGCTTCATGACTAAAACTTTAGGGATTAGGTCTAGGGATTGTCCCATCTCAAAAGCGGCTGCTGCATTAAAGTTTATACGCATTGGTATGATAAGTGCACCATCTGCACTTGTTCCGCCTGGATTTCTAAAGAAACTGGCTCTTGGTTGATTTATATGTAGCAACCCTAAACCCGCAGAAAATCTCTTTCGGGTATTATAAACATTGTAGCCCCATGAAATCCCTGTACTAAAATCGTAAAAAATTAAATTATCATCCAATCTTCCCGATTCACCAGGTATGGCTCCATCGTAGCGAGTACCATTCCACTGATTGCCCCAGGTAAGATTTGATAAGTCAATAGTACTTTGATGA
Proteins encoded in this region:
- a CDS encoding PorP/SprF family type IX secretion system membrane protein, whose translation is MKKLSIVLLSILSCALLKSQDPHFSIFYGVPIGINPAYTGNFNGNFRVSAQYRDQWNSILSNESIAAYRTIVGSLEARTNKGIDENDFVGMGVYGMRDVAGQSRLANTKIGLSASYRKALDQYGDHFIAIGGQIAFHQSTIDLSNLTWGNQWNGTRYDGAIPGESGRLDDNLIFYDFSTGISWGYNVYNTRKRFSAGLGLLHINQPRASFFRNPGGTSADGALIIPMRINFNAAAAFEMGQSLDLIPKVLVMKQGASFETMAGSDVRLLLDPTDPLSNSVYLGLMTRIVGGDPTNVLNSGSLNFESFVITTRVDYNNFEIGAAYDLNVSDLKRASKFQGGFELYMNYVFSIKHSRQRKMFCPKF